From the genome of Pungitius pungitius chromosome 20, fPunPun2.1, whole genome shotgun sequence:
CAACTTTGAGTTCCTTCAGTGGTTTAAGAAGTTTTTTGATGCCAACTATGATGGAAAAGAATACGATCCTTTAAGCTCAAGGCAGGGCAATGAGGGAACGCCGCCTCCACCACACCCAGgtacactaaacacacacacctgtcactaTCAGCTGTTAGTAAACCAAAATGCTTTCTTCTATTGCTGTCATGCAAACATCACCACCTCTAACACAGATAACCCTATTCGCCACAAACCTAAAACACCCTCTCGATCAGGTAACATCCCATGCatagagcgtgtgtgtgtgtgtgtgtgcctcgaTGTTTGCAGTGTGTCTTACCTTAATTCAATCAGAATTATGTGGTGtatggatttgtttgtttgtgggctGTATTAAGGCCTACAACTAGATCTCTGTTCTTTTACGCCGCTACAAATAaagcaaatcatttaaaatgtcggGGACATTGTCTCCTCAAAATCAGCCCTGGGcacatgttttcatttatttatcatttttaaactgATTCTTGGTCGCTTTACAACAGCCCCGCCATAAATACTTGGGATGGGTTAAATCAGAGGTCCCCAACCACCGGGCTACCTACCATTACTTGGTACCGggccacagaaaagaaaaacattttattttgaaaaaatgaccAGATTCTCCCCCAATTACATTCGCTTTTCTGTCTTGATATATTTTCCAAGCAACACCAAATCGTCTTTTTGCTGTGTGCCTACTTTGCTGTGCGCCTGCTGTGTGACTACCACTACTATGCTTTTGCTCCAAATAAGATGGCGCAAAAGCATAAAAGAGCTTTTGTGCCCATATAATGCAAGTCAGTATTACAAACTTCTGCCCACCCTAAAACGGCCCAGCCTCAACACGTACGCCCAGACAAGTGAGGCTaacgtttgtgtttttcttcttttaggcCCCATGAGAACATCTCCCACAGCACCAAAgagtgtttgcccccccccgaggcagaTAAACCTAGCACCGGTCCGCAAGACATCTCACGTGACCCGTAACGGAGACGTTGAGCTTATAGAGCTCAACCAGCAGGTAATGAATGTTTTATCTgtcatctaaaaaataaaataaaatgcacaccATTGAGTTAGCGGCGCAGATATCTCATTCAGTTGTATCTTGATTACACCCTAGCATGTTCATTGAGTTTCTCACTGCTAGCACGAAGCACGTTGAGAACATTGTTACAGACTATTTTAAAGTCTGTTGAGAGATTAAATTaagtaaatcatttttctttagtGATTTCAAACCGTTATTTGCTCTTCTATAGACACGTTATTCCTTCTTTTGTCTGAACTTAAAAATGTTGAAGTGTATTTTTTATTGGTGGCCATGGTTATTCGTTCTATATTACCTTGtacagttgtttttgttctatATTCATCTCTCACAAGCTGTTTAACCGGGCTCCCTCTGCTTATAGTTGCTGGACCTTAAATTGAATCTAGATGgactggagaaggagagggacttttactttggaaaGCTGAGGGACATCGAGCTGCTCTGCCAGGACAAAGACAACCCGATCCTCAATAAAATCCTGGATGTACTTTATGCTACAGAGGTGAATGCGCTCAAATCACAGGAAGATGTTAtatttttacaatgtttacctAAATACATTAATAGCAGCACAGATCTGATGACTGAGTTTGTGTACTTGTTACTTTGCTTAtgccagtataaaaaaaaagcccaggtAGTTGCGGCTTATGTTTCTGCTTCATCAGTCCCATGCACTGCAATATGAAGTAATGTGGAAACTGGGGAAATGTCTTTAAATAACAAGCACATACATGCAACTCAAGCGGGAGGAAAAAATGTATCAATCTATCTGATGAGGTTAACTGACCTCAGACGTCTTCTGCAGGACGGATTTGCACCACCTGACGatgaagaaatagaagaagtgGCACAGGGGGACCAGGAAGAGTTCTGAATTGTCCTTCCCCCTTTCATCATCCTTGCCCCCActctcatttttttaaaatccactttTAGTTATGTCtttgttctatttttattttctatttttttacaaTCTGCCCTTACTCCTCCCATCTTGCTGTCCATATCCACGACGACTCTGTTGCACGACCATGCTTCCCAAACTATACCAATCGAAGGACCCTTCACGCAGCCCTGTGTGGACGAGAGCCCGGCAGCAAGGCTTGGCTCACTCGACTTTATTCTAATCTGTTGCCAGAGGCGACAGCTGCGGTGGGTTGAGCCCGCTACAATGGTCTTGGGTTAAAAGCAATGAGATTACAGGGATCCAGCGCTGACATCCTGGAGCCACCAGTGCTGTCCCATCAATCCGTCTGTCTTAAGAGGCAGGTCACTTTTTCTCACCTTGCACTTTAATTGGtgatcatacacacacatacatgcatcaTGGTGCTCTGCAGAGTTTATATACGAAACCACAACGTTGTCCACACAATGTGATCTGTTTAAGGAGGTTTTTAGATGAGAATTTCCCACGGCGAGATTAGAAATGGTGTTAAATGCCCTAAAGAGGGAGGCTTGCACATATTGTTTGAACATATTGACTatggggacacacacaaacgtaaATTAAATGCCACACATATCACAGACTTTGAACTGCTCACGTCCATAGAGAAATCATCCTCATCAAGAGTGTGTATTTATTAATCACAGTGTGTCCCATCTGAGTGGGTTATGCTTATGACCCTTTCCACAGCTTGTTAATGAGACAGCCtggtttatttatgtttttatttattcatcgaTTTTGAAGGTGTTTCACTAAATGTAGCAAAACAGACTGAAATTACCCCAAATGCCAACATGGAGTAAAGATACAGGAAGGTTTAATCTTATATTTTTAGATCTGTTTTAAagaggtttgttttttattggcaTTGGCTGAGGTAGAGGCATCAGTCTAAGAGTTGTTTCTCTGACAAATGCCTTTAAACTCTATGATGGAACCAATGCAACATAATAAAGTAAGACTATGAACAGACACTACTAAATACTAATGTTTGACTATGTTAATTATTCTTCTGATTCCGTATTTAATTCAGCATTTTTGCAAAGCGTTTGCTGTGCAGGAACACTTGGTGTGGGTTTTTGTGAGTGACAGCCAGTAGATAAACCAGCTCTCTTGCCATTTGTTGCTTTGGCAGACGTGATAAACTTACATCAATTGCAGGTGCTGCTGGAATGAAATAAAGCTCTGATGCTCTAGAAAACTAACAAAAGGTTATGTGGTGTGTTCTGTGCGTCTCATTCATCAGAAGTGTCATATCTAGTGACTAAAATGCATCAAAAGCACACTGTTGGCAATCAGATTAACATATTGACCCAGCCGGACGTCCGCTGCGGTCAGTGATTAGGCTTCCTCTCATAGTAGGGAGATCTTGACAAAGATCCAGAAGGGTTGTGCCAAACATTAAGTGACTCATTTGAGCAACTGCATGTCTCTTTTAAAAGCCATGGCAGCCAGACAGAATTCGTTCCAATGGTTCAACAGCTCTTCGTATGAGGTGGAGCCGACAACAGAGCGCTGACGGGGACGGGATATTCCATTTCTACTGGAAACCTGCCCCCCATCATCATCCTGTTCTCTCTATTGTTTTCCATGCTCACATCTAGGCTACTTTTTATAACTTCCCGGgaagaaatgaaatgagctgaaccatttttatatttgtccaaagagtttaaatgtttttcactgCTGTtgctaaaatatgaatattatttGTAGTCTTGGgttgaaaaaaagtcatgagACTGACCCTATTATTCACttatttaaaaaactaaaaagctaGCAGCCCTTTGGGCTGTATTAGAAAACACttaaaattactttttattgcATCATTCTcaaaatgaaagatttttttGAGAATACAAACATCCCAGTTTTATAGTAGTTTTAGTCAATCCATATCACAGCATTGATATACTGCAAAGATCAGGACTGTTATCAATGACCGAACCACTCTTTAGTTTTCATGTGGCATATAGCGCTTTAAAGTAATTTTCCATATTACTCAACTTGTTATCATAGAGGACTAAGAAAACCAGCAAGTATTGAAGCTTGAAAAGGTGGATTTATGTTACTTTAAAAAGTATTCATAAAGAAAATTGCAAGCAGCTTAAAATAAATCCTTTCAGCTTAAGGGAGAAGAACTAAAAGTCCTACATTGAAAAAATAGCTTATGTACAAAAGCAGTAGAGTAGTACAAACATAAAGTAGTAAGTATGTGCCATAGCCCATTTGAATATGATATATATTAAATTGTTGCAAGTGAATTTGAAACTCTACTACCTACATAGCCATAGGTTTATTTGCACTGACATGTTGTCAAAGTGTGCCATTGGAAGTCTACTTTTAATAAAGTAAAGAATCAGAACACTTCTTCCATCACTGTGGTTTTTGTAAGCCTTTTTGTCAAAAGACGTGTACGAGCTTGAAAGCCACGATGCCAACGCATCACTGTGACGTCATGCCGACAAAGAGACGTGGCAGGCGGACGCGTTAGTGCGCACCGCCGTTGAGTCGACCTCTTTCACTCTTGCAGGCAGGAAGTCACCGCACTCAACGACACTTGTTTCAATCGGTACCGGAGACATGGCTTCCAATAATAACGCGGGCGGCAAATGGGAGGTAgtgaagaaagggaagaagaacaGCAGCGTCGGCTCAGGAGGAGGCAAGAACACGTCGGACAAGAAGCCCGGCGGCGGGGGGAGGAAAGCGCTGGGCGAATCCAACCAGGGGTCCAGAGGTGAGTGAACATGGCTCCTTACGAGCTAAGGTCACTCATTTAAAACCGAACTTTCCGGACCGTCACTGTTAACGGCTGTACGTTACTTTAAATAATGGAAGCCACTCTCCGCTCTCCTCGCGGTCCAGTCAGCTGTCATCTGATTTGGCACGCATCtgtagcatagcatagcatagcctagcatagcatagcatagcagaGCAGCGTCAACGTAACGTCCCTACGGTGTTTCTATTGGCTGTCCCGTTTGGCGTCGCACCAGTTCGAGCGGATGACTCGCTTTTTGGGCTCCCTGTCGACCCATTAACTCGAGGGCTGACGCTGAATGGCCTTTCTACAGTGCTCACAAACCGCTAGCTCGTGTTAACGTTAGCTTGCAAGCTGCTTTTTTCCTCCGACGTGTTGTCAACACGGGCAACGTCATCCCCAGAGGAGCTAGCAGCTGCTCGCTCTCTTTCTGCGTTTAAGTTAAAGAGCATTGCTGATGTTCTTGTTGATCATAATACAAATAGCCttatatttttaaagaacaatTAAGAGTGCacaatataacaatatatttGAATACAGGAATATTCTGCACTGTAACCGTTTTGGGTGGATGGTAAAGCACATCCTGCTGACAGGTCCAGAAAAAGGATCAAGTCTGGATTACCAATTTGGTAAAGGGTGCAACTGACCCCTGCAGGATCCCAAAAGCCCGAGGCTTTATGTGTGTTAATCGATTTGAGCCAATTTACTACTACAAACAAAGCACATCAGCAGCTGACAATAGGTGTGATTTTAGCTTAAAGACGTTTCCTGGGTTGAATTATCCAACAGCAAACCCGGGGCCAGTTACATCAACTTTAACCATTGCTCAGAGGGTGGGAAGAATTGTTTTAACAAGGGCtgataaacacatttttgcccCAAGGGAAATCTGCCCTTTAAAAAACGAAGCAGTAACCTTACAAATTTTCACATTTATGGTGTGATGATTCCTGAATGGCCCAGCCTAAGCTTATGATTATTAACATTTAATGGAAGGtatgtttttcaatgttcacAACAATCTACATTCAGCTAACGTATCAACAGCTGCCCTCGTCTACAGCACCCTGTCGACAGCAACTTCAGGTCTCATTCTGCACTGCATTTTGTTTATGCACCAGTTTTATCAGCAAATCTGTCCGTCCAAAGTCTGTGGGACTGTGACTGGGTCACTTCTGCGGCTGTGTAAAAGGTTTTTCCCCAAAAATAATTGATGCCAAGTCAATGGCCTTTATTGATTTCTGGTAAAAACTTTAATGTTCTTATCTCTTAGTCTGAGCATGGTGTACAACGTACCTTCTTTGTGTATGAACTCTGTAAACAAAGTATTTTATGTGCAGGTT
Proteins encoded in this window:
- the LOC119194784 gene encoding microtubule-associated protein RP/EB family member 3-like encodes the protein MAVNVYSTSMTVENLSRHDMLAWVNDSLQLTHTKIEQLCSGSAYCQLMDMLFPGCILMKKVKFNAKLEHEYINNFKVLQGSFKRMKVDKIISVERLVKGKFQDNFEFLQWFKKFFDANYDGKEYDPLSSRQGNEGTPPPPHPGPMRTSPTAPKSVCPPPRQINLAPVRKTSHVTRNGDVELIELNQQLLDLKLNLDGLEKERDFYFGKLRDIELLCQDKDNPILNKILDVLYATEDGFAPPDDEEIEEVAQGDQEEF